Below is a window of Phoenix dactylifera cultivar Barhee BC4 unplaced genomic scaffold, palm_55x_up_171113_PBpolish2nd_filt_p 000097F, whole genome shotgun sequence DNA.
AAAAGTTGCAGCTTAAGTGCATGAACCTGATCGTGGATGCCACATATGGACCACATGCAACCAACATAACCATTTGGATCTCTGCCATCTATCTCGTACTGCAAGTAATAACATTGTCAGGTTATGAAGGGAAAAAATAAAGGATGGTGATAGTTCCATCCttaaagaaaagcatgaactcTAGAGACAAATTCTGACATTGCCAGTATCTTTTAGAAACAAACATTATGGGTGTTACATTGCATGGCTCTCCCTCCCAATCTCAAGGAATCATAACATGATGCAGCAATGTCAGTTCTTGTCCAACCTATCATTACTATTTCATAGACTGGCTTGAAGATATCTACAAGCATCAATCTAAGATCTTACTTTTAGTAACATATCTGTAAAAATTTACAATCTGGGCCATAAGGTTTTCTTGGTTCATCATTTTGTTTCTGGGCCATCTATGCTGTTAAAGGAGATGGCTGGGTGGTCTGCACAATCTGACTTatgttttccttctttctttttctccgatGGAGTATGCAAGAGAGCAGCAGACTTACAATCTAAGCCAACAACTGACTGGTCtcataaatatccaaaatccTCTGTTTACTTTATAGTAAACCAGCAAAGTACTGAAACTATAAAACaactaaacaaaaaaaaaaaaaaggttctgaAGTCACTAATATTTGTCaaatatgattttttatatataaatttagGAGACTAAGATGCCACTCTATCATAAACTCAACGATAACATGATAGTTATCCAAAAGAATAGGTCCTCAAAGACGCATTTCATCCTTTGAGATCTAACTCCAGATTAAATCAATTTTTCCTCATAATCAAGATCCTCATGTTTCCTAAGAGTGCTATGTGTTTCATTTTTTAGTGATTGCAAGCGAATGAAAGAAGGAACCAAATGTCAAGATATTAAGTTTGCAGGATTATGGAAATTTTGAAACCAAATTCTTTTAATTCTCAAAACTCAAAAGTTAATTTAATAGTATCACTACCATTACCCCTTTCAAGAGATGTTTAACTCCAACATTGCAGCCTcatagaagagaaaaaaaatcaggTAAAATAGCATAAAGACTTCTAAGCACCTTTGCTTGCAAATGACGGTCAATACCTTGTCATTTAGATATATTGCTATTGAAAGTGCTTCTTCAGGGCTGCTTGTCCACTCAAGAATCTTTTTGGCCCAGTACATCCTGCCAAGCACTACTGCATTAGTATATGAAAGCAGTTTCACCATAGGAAATCTACAGATCTGGTTAGTAGAACATCAAATTAATAGAGGTGATACAAGTTTCCCAATCTCTCAACAACACAGAGGATCATGAATTAATGCTACAGTACAAAAACAAAATAGGGACCAAATTGTTGTCTCATAATCTACATGCAAGCTTCTATTCAGCAAAAAGTTTTTGCTCGGGGCTTGCATAAATGGTCTAACGCACAATGTCCGGTAAACATCTAACGTGAAATGTTAGTAaacaaagaaaattcttaaGAGCATGCATTAGAAACATAAAATAAAGGGGAAAAGACGTTGTAAAGTTATTTACCGCATGAATCCATGCATTTTTCCATAATGGACCATCTCCAGTTGTGATGCATTCCATAGCTGGAATGAGCAAGCAATGTGGTTAGAATGGTAAAACAGTCAAGCAACAACTCCAATTCCTAAAACCACATTAGTCTCCAATCATGATTCACAGGAGAATTTTAGTTTGTAAACCTACAGGATCTGCAGTTCTTGCTTGCTCCAGTTGTTCCTTCCTGcattcagatgagttgattttaAGCAACTACATGACCAAACACAAGTAAGTGCTTGTCCTTAGAAGCTAGGAAAGGACTATCTTACGTGTAGAGATGCTCTCTTTCATCTGCAGAATGGTCCATTAAGGTCTTGCGAGCCCATTCCCATGCACCTTGCAATGAGTCGTACTGAGGCTGATAGTAGCAAAAGTTGTCTGCAAGTTCCCTTCGCACGAGCAACTCCTCCAAGAATGCATCAACTGACTATGTAACATTTGTTTGCAACATTAAATAAACAGAACTGTTTATCTATCCGATACTCTTAACAACTGGAATCCTACAACTCCTCTGATACTAACTCAGAGGAGAAAATCCAAAATTCAAACCAATTATTTGCAGCTtgtttcccatgaaatgtaCCAATTTTGTTCCACAAAACAATAAAGAAGTAGTTGTTCATAGGCATGATTGACAAATAAACATTCACAAAGTTGATCTTTTTTATTACTCTATAATCGAGTACAGTATGGTTGAATCTATGCCGTAAATTTACTTATAGTCAATCTACATTTCAACCTAGGAATTCAATGGATCATAAACAAGCTTTAAAGAAGACCTCAGAGCTCACCTTGGGACAAGATTTCCTGTGTGCTTGTGCCTCCAGAGCACAACGCTGGGCTGAGATTTGCCCAAAGTGTAGGTAAGGAGAGAGGCCAGACGACCCCTTTGGCTTCAACGGATCATTCCGGTCGGTCTCATAGTTCTTTAACCTCCTCGTCAGGAACCCATCCTTGTTCCCCATCAACACCTCCATCGCCGGATCCTCCCCCGGCTCGCACCACTCGATCTCCGGCACCTCCCCTGCTTCCCTAACACCCAAATCACCTCCAAGTTCAGGAATTCTGCATCAaaattcgatttttttttttttggcctacGATGAAAAAGGAGCAATCTTTTACCATGGGAGTACCTGAGGACTTCGGCGATGAGCTCGCCCCAGTCAATCTCCGGCGGATCGTCGGCCGTCCATGGGACGGCGGGAAGCGGGAGTTCCGGGAACTCTACGAGGTACTCGGGGAGAAGGCGATGGATCTTGGGGCGGATAGTCTTGGCACTGTATTCCAATTTATCGGAGGCGGCCCAGACGGGGACGACGTTGTGGGCGTCGACCTGGTGGACGGCAACCTCCGGGCCGACGCGGTCGCAGATGTCGGCGACGGCCGCGCGGACGGGGCGGAGGGGGGAGAAGTCGGCGACGAGGGTGGAGGCGgcgaggcggcggaggagggcgGGGAGGGTGTGGGCGGGGTCGCCGCGGAGGAGGAAAAAGGGGAGGCCGAGGGagtggaggcggcggcggaggaggcggagggaGCGGAGCATGAACGCGAGCTGGCGGGCGTGGGCGCCGAGGAAGCGGGGGTGGAAGAGGTTGAAGGCGACGGCGACGGGGGCGGCGGAGCGGGCGGCGAGGTGGGCGGCGTAGAGGAGGGCCCAGTTGTCGCGGGATCGCTGGTCGCGGAACATCCAGTAGACCACGGGGCCcgcgggggaggagggggagcCGGGCTTGAGGACGCGGACCCGGCCGGGGTGGACGGGGCCGGTTTCGAGCTTGGGTGCGGTGGTGGGGGGAGTTACACCGGGCGCCATTAGGAGGAcaggggaagaggaagaagtcggTGGAGCAGTTATTTGTAAGAGAGAATAGGGAGAAGTCGAGGGACTTCGGCGATGTTTGTGGCGTGGAAGACGACACGTCGGAAGGGATGAagttaggggtggcaaaatatgacccgacccgccaatccgacccgtgttcgacccgccataaacaggtttgggtttggcctaaaaaggttcgggtcgtaaacaggtcgacccgtttaacgtgtttattaattgggtcggatacgggttttagatgtctgacccgtttaaaccgtttaacccgtttaactgttgggcaggttaaacaggtctaaacaggttaaacgggttaaacaggttaaacgggttaaacagtttaaacaggttaaacaggtctaaacgggtctaaacaggtctaaacgggtctaaacaggtcggattgggcaggttaaacaggttgggttggacagattaaacaggtctaaacaggttaaacgggtcaggttgggcaaacaggttatacaggtcgggttgggttgggtaaacaggttacctgtttattaaacaggttaaacgggtcgggtcgggttacctgtttaataaacagatcaggttcaggtttgcaattcctgacccgtttaataaacaggtcggattcagatttatagttttctgacccgacctgtatttgacccgacctgtttatgcctgacccgacctgattgccacccctagatgAAGTGAGTGGGCGAGACGGGGCTTCTGATTTGGGCGGGAAGCGTGGCCTGTTTCAGCTTTCCGGGGGATGATGACAAGGTTGCAAATGGCCAATTTTGcatgaaaaaatattaaaattattatttctgCATGAAAAGAACAACATAGCACACATTCAGGAATCAGGTATCCTTGTGACATTCGAGTATTCTCATGTTCAGGATCCAGCCAAAGTTTCAAATACCAGTGTTATAATCTAGCCTTTATAATGACAATTGTAATgcattatttagtattatataatttattataaataatGGTAATTATTTTTTACTTGTATTTGTCTAAATAAAATACTAGTTTTTTAAAagttaaacttttatactaaatttttttcaaaaagttatTTCTTTTGGACCGTATTTTTCGACCAATGAAAGTAGACGAAAAGATAAAACTATtatatttctattgttttccaTTATTTTTCATTATGGAGGTGTTATAATAGTAGTTATAACAATACTAAAAGTATGAAATgccatttttaagaaaataatgatAGTTGCTACTGCAATCTCTACAAAGAGCAATGACAATGGTCTAGAATAGGTTTGCAATTGTTACTGGCTTTTTAAAGTAATTAAAAgctagaaaactaaaagaaaaaaaaaaggtggataAGGGCACCAAAGTTAGTCAGAGCTCAAAAATATTAGATATATTTGATATGAtcaccatttttcttttttcttgatgattTTTGAATGGAACTTTTTAGAAGTGATTTGTGTTACTGGAGGTAGAGATGTttaaaaatgtgaaattttATCTTGGATGCATAAGTCGTAGGAGGAGGCTATGATTCAACTTTGAGCACCATCCGAGCTTGCTCGATCTAGTTTCAAAAATCATCAAATTGAGGCTCAATAGTGAACTAAGTCGAGCACAATAGACTTGCGTATGTGAAAAGCTCTAGAGATGTCTAATTGGGACCATAAAATTGATATCTAACATAGAGGAGAGGCGTAATTGGTGAGGAATTAGGAGAGAATTAGATTAGTATAGTGAATCGAGCTAGATTGTGGTGAAGTCGGGTTAGCTTTTTCATGTTAATTGATTGAATTAGTGAAAATTTTACTTAGTTGAACTTCCAATTGGTCAATAGGTGGACTTATGTAGAAGAGGGAGGAAAATGAATTTGAAATGGCTCAAGGTATGGGTATGTTAAAATTGGGAGAAATGGGTAAATTAtgattaaatctaattaataaTACAACTGATCATTGAAGGTGTTATTCACCGTGTGGTGCGGTGACAAGAGAGGATTGGCGGTGGGTGGTGGATAGCCGGTGGTGATAACTGGCtagcaagaatcaaaagaaaatgccCGAAGTGCCCCACCGGGCATGCTAAAAAAGTTGTGTTGGATGCTGCATTCTCCACGTGGGGCTAAGAACAGTGCATGTCTCTAGTAGGTTAGTGTGAGTGTATAGACATGTTGatgcccaaaaagacagaggatGAAGGGTTGATAGTGCGAGTTTTAGTGCCTTAACTTTCAAAAACTTTTACTATTATGATATCGTTTGCtcgaaagagaaaaagataagTTGTAGTCAATCTGTAATTCTATACTAACAGCTATGGATAAATTAGAGTAAAACAAGCCTTAAAAATAAAGCAATGATAAATTGAAGGTAAAAAAAGAGATAACAATAGGTGTTTGGTTGGCTAAAGGATTTCTTTCTTGAAGTTATGTTCCACTATTTATACATGATATTATAACTAGCTTGGTAGCCGTCCACCTTCAGTGCCGAGAATTGTTCACATATGATCTTCCACTTTTCTAGCATTTTCAATACCTAGTGCTAACCATCCTCCAATCCCCATGGGATAACTATCAAGTTTCGAACCGCATCTTGCTCCTTCTGCAAGGTTGGCAGGAAAAAGCCCATAGATCATCGTACCTACTTGGCCTTAAGTTCAACATAGCTAGAGTTTAGTTAGTCTATATTTGATGGATATCTATGTCCTAGCTGATGCTCTCCTTATTTGGCCTATGGGGTGTTATAAGTCTCATATGGAACTATTCCCAAGTTTGCTCGGTCTCTTCCTTTGAATAGAGTTGAGGGTACCAGGGCTTTAGCCTCTAGGTTTACCATCTTGGTTTATCAATTTGATGTAGCTCGGCTCGAGACCCCTCCATCATCTTATCCTAGTTTTATCATGTGGCTAAGTATGCATGTACTCTTTGGGTGTACTTGCTAGCTAAAGTGTAATGTAAACAATACAACCACCGAAGCTGTCATCAGAATACTTTTTATTGAAAGAATCATTTTTGCCAATCAATTTCTACGTGTTATGACTAaagttatattttaagttatagaTTCAACATATCAAGAAGTTTAAGAGAAAATATGCCTTTCGTTAATAGTTTTTACTAGGTTATCATCAAAACTTGTTGCAAAAGGCTCATTTTCTTGCAGTGAATATTACGTTTAATATTGCAGTTGGCAAGTTATTtcacatgatatcaagaaattttagAATCATCTCAGAATCTAGGCAATGGTTTgatattatattttgatttaaataaaTGCCGGTATGAATGTCTAAACGTTATACATGTTATTTGGATAGTGTATGAGATATTATTTatatgcaaatatatatattttgaactTAGAGCACCATGTTTCTAACTTCAATGCATACATAAAACAATACTTAAGGTAGTTAAATCGATATTTGTACATTTTTTTTAGATGATAAAACATCATAAGAAACTAAAAACTAGCATTTGAAGCTATAAAAAAAGACCATTCAAGAATTTTTGGGACATATCCACGTGCACTAAATAATTTCCCTTATAAAATTGATCCTTGTGTACTGTACTCTTTGATCATAAAAGATCAAACCTTAGTTTTTGAACCTTGTATGAATAACAAAGTTTGATAAACAAGAAATGATTAAAATGTGATGGAacctaatatatttatatttaaatggaGGCTTTGCTTGTGCAGAGCTCTTCATTTGTCAGGTGGAAGCCCATATTAATAACTTTATTAATAgaattatttattttggataataGGTAGGAttcttatttaatgtttttttatcaaaatataataatataataccaTTAGTAATAAAGTTGCTAGGTTATTAAatcatattaaataatttttttcattaGTACTACTAAATTAATGCAgaaattattaatattattaataactATATTTGCTTAATGTATGCCGATATTAATAAAAAGCTCTTCATTTGTTAGGTGGAAGCCCATATTAATAACgttattaatagaattctttatTTTGGATAATAGGTAGAAttcttatttaatattattttttaacaaaatataataatataataccaTTAGTAATAAAGTTGCTAGGTTATTAAATCATATTAAATAAAGAATATTTCATTAGTACTACTAAATTGATGtagaaattaataatattattaataactATATTTGCTTAATGATGCCGATATTAATGAAAAGCTCTTCATTTGTCAGGTGGAAGCCCATATTAATAAcgttaatagaattctttatTTTGGATAATAGGTAGGAttcttatttaatattattttttatcaaaatataataatataatatcattaGTAATAAAGTTGCTAGGTTATTAAAtcatattaaataaaattttttccaTCAGTACTACTCAATTAATGcagaaattaataatattattaataactATTTTTCTTAGTGTATGCTGATATTAATGAAAATCTCTTCATTTGTCAGGTGGAAGCCCATATTAATAACattattaatagaattctttatTTTAGATAATAGGTAGGAttcttatttaatattattttgatcaaaatataataatataatatcattaGTAATAAAGTTGCTAGGTTATTAAATCATATTAaataaaaacttttcattagtACTACTAAATTAATgcgaaaaattaataatattattagcaACCAAATTTTCTTAATGTATGCTGGTATTAATGAAAAATACTTTTCATTAGTATTGTATCATGCACATATCTTGTATATTTTTATTagattatattaattttttgttatttctattGTACTTTTATAATCATGATCTTACTTGAAAATGAAATAATAACTACTAATAACTTTGCTGTactatatttaaatatattttaaatgcaATACTTTTCTATTCTTTATTATACATAAGTTAGCTCATGATCTTattattttacaaaaatatattattttattataccgataaatatatatgtgtgtgtatgtgtgtgtgtgtatatatatatatatatatatatatgtactatTAGAATTTTGTTTAGTGACAATATATGATAATattaatatcaaaaatttatgTTAGATAATAGTTAAACTCTTAATTTaacatattttattatatttctgTAATCTATTTTACCATAtctatttaataatattttttttaagaaaataaaaaaagggagaagactGGATCAGTGCCTGGGCACCTACCCACTCGCATTTGGCAAATTTCACGCAAAAATAGGGGTATTCTAGTCCTTTCGCCACCAGCGACCACAGTTACGTGGGACTGACGGCGGTGGCCATTTCCTTAAAAATTCATCACGCGACATCCGTTCTTCGCCCTCTTGCGGGTCAAGCCGAGGCAGCGGTTTCCAGTCCCTCGCCGGTCAACCACACCGCCTCGGATCGCGCCCCCAAGAAATATTCCGACCTTCCCCCTCCACCCACCGCCTCTTTATTCGTGACTCCCGAGGAAGGAAGCCCGAGATTCCACAAACCCCGCCTTCCCCCCGACCGCCGCATCGGTGGAGGTACCCCAAATCTAGCAGTCTCCGATCGAAGGATTGCGAGGAGTTCGACAAGAAGGAGACGAATCATGTCGATGTCGGACTCGGACTCCTCCCAAAGCGGAGATTACAAGACATTCCGCCAGATAACCCGAGACCGTAAGTCTTGATCTTTGCC
It encodes the following:
- the LOC103713404 gene encoding deoxyribodipyrimidine photo-lyase isoform X2, whose product is MAPGVTPPTTAPKLETGPVHPGRVRVLKPGSPSSPAGPVVYWMFRDQRSRDNWALLYAAHLAARSAAPVAVAFNLFHPRFLGAHARQLAFMLRSLRLLRRRLHSLGLPFFLLRGDPAHTLPALLRRLAASTLVADFSPLRPVRAAVADICDRVGPEVAVHQVDAHNVVPVWAASDKLEYSAKTIRPKIHRLLPEYLVEFPELPLPAVPWTADDPPEIDWGELIAEVLRYSHGEVPEIEWCEPGEDPAMEVLMGNKDGFLTRRLKNYETDRNDPLKPKGSSGLSPYLHFGQISAQRCALEAQAHRKSCPKSVDAFLEELLVRRELADNFCYYQPQYDSLQGAWEWARKTLMDHSADEREHLYTKEQLEQARTADPLWNASQLEMVHYGKMHGFMRMYWAKKILEWTSSPEEALSIAIYLNDKYEIDGRDPNGYVGCMWSICGIHDQGWKERPVFGKIRYMNYAGCKRKFNVDVYIAYVKRLVTETKKRKSESPSSLIPKHSKIIKSE
- the LOC103713404 gene encoding deoxyribodipyrimidine photo-lyase isoform X3, producing MAPGVTPPTTAPKLETGPVHPGRVRVLKPGSPSSPAGPVVYWMFRDQRSRDNWALLYAAHLAARSAAPVAVAFNLFHPRFLGAHARQLAFMLRSLRLLRRRLHSLGLPFFLLRGDPAHTLPALLRRLAASTLVADFSPLRPVRAAVADICDRVGPEVAVHQVDAHNVVPVWAASDKLEYSAKTIRPKIHRLLPEYLVEFPELPLPAVPWTADDPPEIDWGELIAEVLREAGEVPEIEWCEPGEDPAMEVLMGNKDGFLTRRLKNYETDRNDPLKPKGSSGLSPYLHFGQISAQRCALEAQAHRKSCPKSVDAFLEELLVRRELADNFCYYQPQYDSLQGAWEWARKTLMDHSADEREHLYTKEQLEQARTADPLWNASQLEMVHYGKMHGFMRMYWAKKILEWTSSPEEALSIAIYLNDKYEIDGRDPNGYVGCMWSICGIHDQGWKERPVFGKIRYMNYAGCKRKFNVDVYIAYVKRLVTETKKRKSESPSSLIPKHSKIIKSE
- the LOC103713404 gene encoding deoxyribodipyrimidine photo-lyase isoform X1, producing the protein MAPGVTPPTTAPKLETGPVHPGRVRVLKPGSPSSPAGPVVYWMFRDQRSRDNWALLYAAHLAARSAAPVAVAFNLFHPRFLGAHARQLAFMLRSLRLLRRRLHSLGLPFFLLRGDPAHTLPALLRRLAASTLVADFSPLRPVRAAVADICDRVGPEVAVHQVDAHNVVPVWAASDKLEYSAKTIRPKIHRLLPEYLVEFPELPLPAVPWTADDPPEIDWGELIAEVLRIPELGGDLGVREAGEVPEIEWCEPGEDPAMEVLMGNKDGFLTRRLKNYETDRNDPLKPKGSSGLSPYLHFGQISAQRCALEAQAHRKSCPKSVDAFLEELLVRRELADNFCYYQPQYDSLQGAWEWARKTLMDHSADEREHLYTKEQLEQARTADPLWNASQLEMVHYGKMHGFMRMYWAKKILEWTSSPEEALSIAIYLNDKYEIDGRDPNGYVGCMWSICGIHDQGWKERPVFGKIRYMNYAGCKRKFNVDVYIAYVKRLVTETKKRKSESPSSLIPKHSKIIKSE